Genomic DNA from Amycolatopsis alba DSM 44262:
GCGGCGCGAGAAGAAACAGTATGGAAGACCCGCTCGACCGACGCGGCCTTCGGCGCCGCCGCCATGGTGATCTCGTGCGCGCGGATGTGATCGGGATGCCCGTAACCCCCGAAAGCGTCATAGGTGACGACGACCTGGGGCCGGACCTCGTCCAGGATCTCCGCGAGCTGGGCCGCCTGCTCGTCGGGGTCGCCGCCGGAGAACGCGCGCGGATGGGCCGCGGACGGCGTCCCCGCCATCCCCGAATCACGCCAGCGGCCGATGCCGCCGAGATAACGGTGCCGGGTGACGCCCAGCGCGGCGCAGGCCGAGGCCAGCTCTCCCGCGCGATAGCCGCCGAGCTGGTCGGAAGCCCACGAGCCGAGCCCGTCGAGGGAGGGCGGGATGATCTCGCCTTCCTCACCGAGAGTGCACGTGACGACAGTCACGTCGGCGCCTTCGGCCGCGTAGCGCGCGATGGTGCCGCCGGTGGTGATGCTCTCGTCGTCCGGATGGGCGTGGACGAGGAGCAATTTGGGCCTATCGGAGATCACGGCTTGAAGACTAATTCGAACACGGCGGGCATTCCTTTATAGGGTGTCGGGAACGGAAGCCCCGAGCACCGACCTTAGTCGGGCGACTCTCGGTTATCCTCGCGCACGTCCGAGGCATGTTTTCCCGCCGAGGGCGCGTTGACACCGTCACGGGCTTTGCGCCGTGACCATATGTACCCCCACGAAGGGCATCTTGGTGAGCACTGAAGCAGCATCGTCGGACCTCGGCGGCGTGTCGGGTTCGGTTCTGTCCATCTCCGACCTGAGCGTCTCGTTCCCGACCGACGACGGCGTGGTCGACGCCGTCAAGGGCATCGGGTTCGACGTCAAGCCTGGTGAGATCGTCGCGGTGGTCGGCGAGTCCGGTTCCGGCAAGTCGGTGACCTCGATGTCGGTGCTCGGGCTGCTCCCGAAGACGAGCCGGATCGCGGGTGAGCTCCGCCTCGGCGACCGCAACCTCGCCGACCTCAAGGAGAAGGACCTCCAGAAGATCCGCGGCAACCAGGTCGCGATGATCTTCCAGGAGCCGATGACCGCGCTGAACCCGGTCTACACGGTCGGCTGGCAGCT
This window encodes:
- the mshB gene encoding N-acetyl-1-D-myo-inositol-2-amino-2-deoxy-alpha-D-glucopyranoside deacetylase; the encoded protein is MISDRPKLLLVHAHPDDESITTGGTIARYAAEGADVTVVTCTLGEEGEIIPPSLDGLGSWASDQLGGYRAGELASACAALGVTRHRYLGGIGRWRDSGMAGTPSAAHPRAFSGGDPDEQAAQLAEILDEVRPQVVVTYDAFGGYGHPDHIRAHEITMAAAPKAASVERVFHTVSSRAAVAAGLAALRGRSAFRVPEDGELPVTPDETITTALDVGAHIPAKAAALRAHETQVSVPAPPHLADHFALSNDVAQPITTDEYFVLAHGPAEGAGADLFGGLAT